Proteins from a single region of Limosilactobacillus fermentum:
- a CDS encoding DUF1836 domain-containing protein translates to MMRDLETQMAESIQGFHLPRYGELPAVGLYLEQVTSLINQLLAPLEDVTLTSSMISNYVKYRMIGRPTKRLYQREQVAELIFIAVAKNVLSLDNLKRALRIQRDNYEVAVAYDYFCEELENLLAVVFGFKDQPDPVGKENTEQKRMLENLITAVSHQVYLDKYFAALENED, encoded by the coding sequence ATGATGCGTGATTTAGAGACCCAGATGGCCGAGTCAATTCAAGGCTTTCATTTACCTCGCTACGGGGAGTTGCCGGCGGTGGGGTTGTACTTAGAACAAGTAACTAGCCTGATCAATCAACTACTGGCGCCCTTAGAAGACGTCACCCTAACCAGCTCAATGATTTCCAATTACGTTAAGTACCGGATGATTGGCCGACCCACTAAACGCCTCTACCAGCGCGAACAGGTGGCGGAATTGATTTTTATCGCCGTGGCTAAGAACGTCTTATCCTTAGATAACTTAAAGCGGGCGCTACGAATCCAACGCGATAATTACGAGGTGGCGGTGGCCTACGACTACTTTTGCGAGGAACTAGAGAACCTCCTAGCCGTTGTCTTTGGCTTTAAAGACCAGCCCGACCCGGTTGGTAAGGAAAACACCGAGCAAAAACGGATGCTAGAAAATTTGATCACCGCCGTTAGTCACCAGGTGTACTTGGATAAATACTTTGCCGCCCTGGAAAATGAGGACTAA
- a CDS encoding Dyp-type peroxidase has translation MSVNPQRSQDVYRDAGKNVLFLMLSLNRQDQTNEKAAVEETADRLQAIKRSLNVRYPDSHLRIACGISSKAWDYLFPQAPKPKELEDFTGIKGDKYDAPGTPADLFFHVRADDQSLTYEVIDEIMTFLRPVTKVVDETHGFRYFEGRAIIGFVDGTENPVDADAVEWGIIHEEDPEFENGSYAFAQKYLHQMDAWKSLSTEQQEQVIGRRKFTDLEQGDEDKNQRAHNVVSQDNRNDVEHKIIRMNVPFSDPGENVTGTYFIGYGRYWDVTKTMLTNMFTKNDLLLDYSTPVNGQVFFIPSIDTLDKIADDEY, from the coding sequence ATGTCAGTCAACCCACAACGTTCCCAAGATGTATACCGTGACGCCGGAAAAAACGTCCTCTTTTTGATGCTTTCCCTGAACCGCCAAGACCAAACCAATGAAAAGGCCGCCGTTGAGGAGACGGCAGACCGCTTGCAAGCGATCAAGCGCTCCTTAAACGTTCGCTACCCCGATAGTCACCTGCGGATTGCCTGCGGGATTTCTAGCAAGGCCTGGGATTACCTCTTCCCGCAGGCCCCGAAGCCAAAGGAATTAGAAGACTTCACCGGGATTAAGGGCGACAAATACGACGCCCCGGGAACTCCGGCCGACCTCTTCTTTCACGTCCGGGCCGATGACCAGTCGCTCACCTACGAAGTGATTGATGAGATCATGACCTTCTTGCGGCCAGTCACCAAGGTAGTTGATGAGACCCATGGCTTCCGCTACTTTGAAGGGCGGGCGATCATCGGGTTTGTCGACGGAACGGAAAACCCGGTCGACGCTGATGCCGTCGAATGGGGGATCATTCACGAAGAAGACCCCGAATTTGAAAACGGCTCTTACGCCTTTGCCCAGAAGTACCTCCACCAAATGGACGCCTGGAAGAGCCTCTCGACTGAGCAGCAGGAGCAAGTCATCGGGCGGCGGAAGTTCACCGATTTAGAACAGGGCGACGAGGACAAAAACCAGCGCGCCCATAACGTTGTTTCCCAAGACAACCGCAACGATGTCGAACACAAGATTATCCGGATGAACGTCCCCTTCTCCGACCCTGGTGAAAACGTAACGGGTACTTACTTCATTGGCTACGGTCGCTACTGGGACGTTACCAAGACGATGTTAACTAACATGTTCACCAAAAACGACCTCCTCTTGGACTATTCAACCCCGGTCAACGGTCAGGTCTTCTTCATCCCGTCAATTGACACCTTGGATAAGATCGCCGACGACGAATATTAG